A region of the Thiomicrorhabdus sp. genome:
TTGTTTAGCCTGTGCAATGACTGAACAATGGCTAGAGATATCCATTTGCAATACAGGGGTTCAAGCTTTTATATTGCCAGATCTACAAAAAGAATTTCTGTTACAACCAGATAATCTATTTAATCTTAAAACTCAAGCAGAGCAATCACATAATCCCCTTCCTAATTACTCTGGATTAGGGTTAACTATTGTGCATTCCATTGTTGAAAAACATAACGGACAACTTGTCTATCGACGTAAAGAAAATAGTAACTGTTTTGTGATTAGACTACCCATGTAGCCTAGTAACCTAGTTCTCTAGTTGTCTAGTAACTTTGTAGGTAGTTTTTTATAAATAACTGCCTACAGTCAAAACAACTAAAACTAATTTTTAACATTTTCGTCGTTAAGATACTCAACAACCTCTTTAACACTTCCTTTAAAGACAACTGCATGGTTATTTTTTTGCATTTGATAGTCGTACATTGGGTCGTAGTATTCGGCTAAAAGAGTTTTTATCCAGGCCTGGTGTTCTTCTGTTGAGTTTTGATTTAACTGAGCTTGCATAGCAAAATCAAATTGGCTCATGACTCTCTGATAACGCTCACCACCCAACCGTTTTTGAATACGTTGCATAGCGGCACGCATAAAGTCTTCCCATTCTGCAATATTGTTATACTCGGCTTGTGCCTCAATAACATACTCATCCAATGTAATCGCAACACGCTCATCCATGGGAGTATCTACCACCACTCTTGAACCGCTTTTAAAGCATTCAAACAGTTCTTTAGAAAAGTTTACCGAGCCAATATTACGCCCTTCATCTTCAATCACTAACTGTTTAGGTTGTTTTTCCATAAAACGAATCAAGGCCATAGCTAGATTGTTTTCAAAATTAATTTGTGTAGGTTGTGGTGTGGCGTGACGCCCAAAGGCCGAACCTCGATGATGAGCCAGACCTTCTAAATCAATGGCATTGTTTAATTTATGAATTGCCAAGGTTTTACCTGAACCTGTTCTACCTGCTAACACAATCGGTTTTACATTTTGTTGATTTACCAGGCCTGGTAAATTATCTAAGTAATCAATTAAATAACGTCTAAAGGCTTTATAACCACCTTTTAACCGCACTATTTCACGCCCAGCATCTTGCAACCATTGTTGCGAAATTTTTGAGCGCATACCACCTCTAAAACAGTAGAGTAATGCAGTTGGATTCGCATCCATAAACTCAATCCAAGACTGTACTCTTGGTTCACGGGTTTGCTCATTAACCAACTTATGCCCCAACTCTACTGCTGCGGCATTGCCATTTTGTTTATAACAAAGCCCTACTTTTTGGCGTTCGTCATCATTCATTAATGGCAAATTAGTCGCAGAGTTAAATGCCCCCTGAATAAATTCTACTGGAGCACGCACGTCAATTAATGGCGTTTGATTTAGTACAATCGATTTAAAATCATCGGTCTGTGGCAGATCATTTGTAAACTCAGTAATCTGAACCGTCATTAAATGACCTCAACCACATGAGATTGCGAATCTGCGGCAACGGTCTTTCCAATAGGTTGCAAATCTAAACCATGCTGAGCTGCAACCGCTTTAAATTCCGCTACCGCATCTTTACGAACTGCCGCTAATAAACCACCCGATGTTTGTGGATCACACAAAATCATTTTTTTAGTTTCATTCAACACTCCTTCAGCAGGAGAGACTTTATGACCATAACTTGCATAGTTACGGCCTGTTCCACCAGGCGTACAACCTTGTTGTAAATAGTTTAAAACGTGCGGCAAAATAGGCACTTTATCAAACTCAACTTGTGCGGCAATACCACTGCCCTCACAAATTTCTATTAAGTGACCTAAAATGCCAAAACCTGTTACATCGGTTAACGCAGTTACACCATCAATTTGGGCAAAATCTGCCCCTGGTTTATTCAAAGTTGTCATGGCTTCAATAGCCATTTCAAGATGTTCTGGTTGAATTTTTTTCTGTTTTTGAGCAGTGGTTAAAATACCAATACCAACCGGTTTGGTTAAAAACAACTCGCAATCCGCTTCTGCTGATGCATTCTTTTTAAGGTGTTTATTTTCAACAATCCCCGTGACGGCTAATCCAAAAATAGGTTCTGGTGCATCAATAGAGTGACCACCCGCCAATGGAATTCCCGCAGCTTCACAAGTTGCTCGCCCACCTTCAATCACTTGCTGACCCACTTCGGCAGGCAAAATATCAATAGGCCAGCCAAAAATTGCAATCGCCATAAGCGGCTTACCGCCCATAGCGTAAATATCACTAATGGCATTTGTAGCGGCAATTTTCCCAAAGGTAAACGGGTCATCGACAATCGGCATAAAGAAGTCAGTCGTACTTAAAACCGAAGTCCCATTACCCAAATCATAGGCTGCGGCATCATCTTTCGTGCTATTGCCAACCAATAAATTAGGGTTAGGCACAATATTCATTGATGTCTTTAAAATGCTGTCTAACACCATTGGCGAAATTTTACAGCCACAACCTGCACCATGACTGTATTCAGTCAATTTAATGGATTGCGAAGCTGAGTCATTATTGGTTGTGTTTTGCATGTAAATTTTCCTAAGTTTAAATCTGTTTTATGGTTTTACCCTGTGCTCACATAAGAAAAATGGCCACAGGACATACCAGGCCTGGTTAAATATTTAATTCTGTGTATTTTTTTATAAAACTAATATTTAAATTGATTTCTATCTGTTGATTTTTATTTGCTGATTTCTATCTTAGGGACTTAGCCATGTTGCATTTTTAAAATTTCAGCTACATTGATAGGATCAGGATAACGTGCAAACTCGGTTTCTTTCTCGGCAATCGCCACCATAGACATTCTGTCGGCAAGTTCATTGCCTTCTACCCCAACGTGACCATTCACATGCAGTACTTGAATTTTATCTTTTAAAGTTTGATGCAAAGCAAACATAGCTTTAATCAACTCTAAATTTTTAATTTCACCGCCAGATTTTTTCCAGCCTTTCTTTTCCCAACCAACAGCCCATTGAGTAACACATTGAATAGAATATTTTGAATCGCATAAAATGGCGACTGAATGCCCAAGTTGAACTTCTTTTTTTGCCATCATCAACGCTTGATGTAAGGCGTTTAACTCAGCCGTATTATTGGTACCCATTGGGTTGTACAAACCATACCAAAGTTCCGCAATTTTGTTATTGCGATAAACCGCCATACCTGAACCTGCTTGACCTGGATTAGGATCGCAACCACCATCGGTAAACATCTTAACATCCAAATTCATGGCATCAATTTCAGCAGCCGTATAGGTTTTAATGC
Encoded here:
- the mnmH gene encoding tRNA 2-selenouridine(34) synthase MnmH; this translates as MTVQITEFTNDLPQTDDFKSIVLNQTPLIDVRAPVEFIQGAFNSATNLPLMNDDERQKVGLCYKQNGNAAAVELGHKLVNEQTREPRVQSWIEFMDANPTALLYCFRGGMRSKISQQWLQDAGREIVRLKGGYKAFRRYLIDYLDNLPGLVNQQNVKPIVLAGRTGSGKTLAIHKLNNAIDLEGLAHHRGSAFGRHATPQPTQINFENNLAMALIRFMEKQPKQLVIEDEGRNIGSVNFSKELFECFKSGSRVVVDTPMDERVAITLDEYVIEAQAEYNNIAEWEDFMRAAMQRIQKRLGGERYQRVMSQFDFAMQAQLNQNSTEEHQAWIKTLLAEYYDPMYDYQMQKNNHAVVFKGSVKEVVEYLNDENVKN
- the selD gene encoding selenide, water dikinase SelD; translation: MQNTTNNDSASQSIKLTEYSHGAGCGCKISPMVLDSILKTSMNIVPNPNLLVGNSTKDDAAAYDLGNGTSVLSTTDFFMPIVDDPFTFGKIAATNAISDIYAMGGKPLMAIAIFGWPIDILPAEVGQQVIEGGRATCEAAGIPLAGGHSIDAPEPIFGLAVTGIVENKHLKKNASAEADCELFLTKPVGIGILTTAQKQKKIQPEHLEMAIEAMTTLNKPGADFAQIDGVTALTDVTGFGILGHLIEICEGSGIAAQVEFDKVPILPHVLNYLQQGCTPGGTGRNYASYGHKVSPAEGVLNETKKMILCDPQTSGGLLAAVRKDAVAEFKAVAAQHGLDLQPIGKTVAADSQSHVVEVI
- a CDS encoding ribonuclease H family protein, which codes for MAKKYYVVWAGRQPGIYTDWNSCKAQVDKFAGAKYKSFPTQAEAEQAFGGKATFSTSNSKTTSKTQSSVKKKPAANGIKTYTAAEIDAMNLDVKMFTDGGCDPNPGQAGSGMAVYRNNKIAELWYGLYNPMGTNNTAELNALHQALMMAKKEVQLGHSVAILCDSKYSIQCVTQWAVGWEKKGWKKSGGEIKNLELIKAMFALHQTLKDKIQVLHVNGHVGVEGNELADRMSMVAIAEKETEFARYPDPINVAEILKMQHG